A window from Engraulis encrasicolus isolate BLACKSEA-1 chromosome 13, IST_EnEncr_1.0, whole genome shotgun sequence encodes these proteins:
- the gpr156 gene encoding probable G-protein coupled receptor 156: MPWGVNCSSECVSGSGGGGGGGGGGGGGGCSVHPTLSGQDGWDVLQRLCTLATERAVEVQGRSLSPVLCAVVWTLLSCGILLSLFFLAFTLRFKNNRIVKMSSPNLNVLTVCGSVMTYSSAFLFAMEERTLPQGLGPRALLQARIWTLCIGTTLVFGPILAKTWRLYRVFTQRIPDKRVIIRDIQLMGLVAVLILVDLLVLGIWGLADPIKCTHSVGAVVKVAEVDVSYSLSQLDSCSSLYSDLWIILLSVLKGSLLLYGTYLAGLTSNVSLPPVNQSLTIVAAVCLVTLSSAVAIPVSRYLHAWPNVVYSMVSGAIFICTLAVNCLLFIPQLTQWRQFEEEMNPSSSQMSKYFSSPSKSLRSIYSEDEIYYLLGENNSMKRLINEKNAVIDSLQEQVSNAKDKLLKLMSVSHVSPHVDGEMDSSNTNLNSCSTQTTVVQPDTPSTPPLLPKMEAYVAGLEGQASAGMPLVSPSGSVPMPLTLPVSVPLPLPASPPPYVPPPPMPPSFGAGVSTTSGHPLSPPPPPSRPQSRPLSPPPPPLPPPPQADGIPIGSHGNQRKGAGPAPERLSLRRCSEDVQAKPAVALNTGDNVAQVALATSPVPQPNHVPGSAILSRKFSGPMRQDSGRLSGDTMMSLPPTGGGGWQGYVSSEQLQEILQDLSVDARGTPFVSPTSLFSPNRLPRRPSTNQLPDELAPLSPRSPVSPFYFHYPSISPYAMRKRRPPFYPSRTSPQSTALSPPRQCRGTALHTLDETRGPTDLKNCPEIIVVNDEQGTNEVEGEHRQEGRVGGMSPYWGRRRRRRIRRRSSHHHHHHGPTVSSRKCSITPYSGHADKDVPIPDMDGDRSKHNQDTEVTGKPHMDTVVRGRENPYMRSDSDSDTSSEDYCYYHRPYCESCHQGSYGSSSCSDTSSDTSDSEYGGVFDLCHPLSHPVVNFNEDLKPTFV, translated from the exons ATGCCGTGGGGGGTGAACTGCAGCTCTGAGTGTGTGTCGGgttcgggaggaggaggaggaggaggaggaggaggaggaggaggaggctgctcTGTGCACCCCACACTCAGCGGCCAGGACGGATGGGACGTACTGCAAAGGCTGTGCACCCTCgccacagag AGGGCGGTGGAGGTGCAGGGCCGGTCTCTGTCCCCGGTGCTGTGTGCGGTGGTGTGGACTCTGCTCTCATGTGGCATCCTGCTCAGTCTCTTCTTCCTGGCGTTCACCCTACGCTTCAAGAACAACAG GATTGTGAAGATGTCGAGCCCCAACCTGAACGTGTTGACGGTGTGTGGCAGCGTGATGACCTACAGCAGTGCCTTCCTATTCGCTATGGAGGAGAGGACGCTTCCACAGGGCCTAGGACCCCGAGCACTGCTACag GCTCGCATATGGACCCTCTGCATCGGCACCACGCTGGTCTTTGGACCCATCCTGGCCAAGACGTGGCGCCTCTACCGAGTCTTCACCCAGCGCATCCCTGACAAGAGAGTG ATCATCCGGGACATCCAGCTGATGGGCCTGGTGGCGGTGCTGATTCTAGTGGACCTGCTGGTGCTGGGCATATGGGGCTTGGCCGACCCCATCAAGTGCACACACTCTGTAGGAGCCGTCGTCAAG GTTGCTGAGGTGGACGTGTCCTACTCCCTGTCCCAGCTGgactcctgctcctctctctactccgaCCTCTGGATCATCCTCCTCTCCGTACTCAAG GGTAGCCTGCTCCTCTATGGCACGTACCTGGCCGGCCTGACCAGCAACGTGAGCCTGCCCCCAGTCAACCAGTCCCTGACCATCGTGGCGGCGGTGTGTCTGGTCACCCTGTCGTCAGCCGTGGCCATCCCCGTGTCCCGTTACCTGCACGCCTGGCCCAACGTGGTCTACAGCATGGTCTCAGGAGCCATCTTCATCTGCACCCTCGCTGTCAACTGCCTGCTCTTCATCCCACAG CTAACCCAGTGGCGTCAGTTTGAGGAGGAGATGAACCCGAGCTCCAGCCAGATGTCCAAGTACTTCAGCAGTCCCAGCAAGAGCCTGCGCTCCATCTACAGCGAGGACGAGATCTACTACCTGCTGGGGGAGAACAACTCCATGAAGAGGCTGATCAACGAG AAGAATGCTGTGATTGACAGCCTCCAGGAGCAGGTGAGCAACGCCAAGGACAAGCTCCTGAAGCTCATGTCCGTTAGCCACGTGTCCCCCCACGTGGACGGAGAGATGGACTCTTCCAACACCAACCTCAACTCCTGCTCCACCCAGACCACAGTGGTGCAGCCCGACAcaccctccactccacctctcttGCCCAAGATGGAGGCGTATGTGGCAGGCCTCGAGGGCCAGGCTTCTGCTGGCATGCCCCTGGTTTCACCCAGTGGCTCCGTGCCTATGCCACTGACTCTGCCAGTGTCTGTGCCCTTGCCCCTACCTGCCTCCCCTCCACCGTACGTGCCTCCTCCCCCCATGCCACCAAGCTTTGGAGCGGGGGTGTCGACCACCTCGGGTCACCCTctgtccccaccaccacccccaagtCGTCCTCAGAGCaggcccctctcccctcctcctcctcctcttccacctcctcctcaggcAGATGGAATCCCCATCGGTTCCCATGGTAACCAGAGGAAAGGGGCAGGTCCAGCACCAGAGAGGTTGAGTTTGAGGAGGTGCTCGGAGGATGTGCAGGCCAAACCCGCTGTGGCTTTGAACACTGGAGATAATGTAGCGCAGGTGGCACTAGCCACTAGTCCTGTCCCTCAGCCCAATCACGTGCCTGGATCGGCCATTCTGTCCCGCAAGTTCTCTGGTCCAATGAGACAGGATTCCGGAAGGTTATCGGGGGATACCATGATGTCGCTACCGCCAACCGGAGGGGGTGGCTGGCAGGGATATGTTAGCAGTGAGCAGTTGCAGGAGATCCTTCAGGACCTGAGCGTAGATGCTCGTGGGACCCCGTTTGTCTCCCCCACTTCCTTATTTTCGCCCAATCGGCTCCCTCGGAGGCCCTCAACCAATCAGCTCCCAGACGAGCTCGCCCCGCTGTCTCCACGTTCACCTGTGTCCCCGTTTTACTTCCACTACCCCAGCATCTCCCCTTACGCCATGCGAAAACGCAGGCCGCCCTTCTAtccatcccggacgagcccccaaagCACGGCACTCAGCCCCCCAAGACAATGCCGGGGAACTGCCCTCCATACCCTGGATGAGACCCGGGGGCCAACGGACCTCAAAAATTGCCCCGAGATCATTGTGGTTAATGATGAACAAGGCACAAACGAGGTGGAGGGAGAACACAGACAGGAGGGGAGGGTTGGTGGCATGTCACCCTATTGGGGACGGCGAAGACGAAGAAGGATAAGAAGAAGGTCAtcgcatcatcaccatcaccacggGCCAACCGTTTCCTCTCGCAAATGCTCCATTACGCCTTACTCGGGACATGCCGACAAAGACGTCCCCATCCCTGACATGGATGGGGACAGGAGCAAGCATAACCAGGACACCGAGGTCACTGGTAAGCCCCACATGGACACAGTGGTCAGAGGGCGGGAAAACCCTTACATGCGTTCGGACTCCGATTCGGACACTAGCTCGGAGGACTATTGCTACTACCACCGGCCTTACTGTGAGTCGTGCCACCAGGGATCCTATGGTTCTTCCTCTTGTTCCGACACCAGTTCAGACACCTCGGATAGCGAGTATGGAGGCGTCTTTGACCTCTGTCACCCACTCTCGCATCCAGTGGTCAACTTCAATGAGGACCTCAAACCCACATTTGTGTGA